A DNA window from Linepithema humile isolate Giens D197 chromosome 6, Lhum_UNIL_v1.0, whole genome shotgun sequence contains the following coding sequences:
- the LOC105668639 gene encoding uncharacterized protein, which yields MLRITSILLLLAVSSKTIAQECEEKDVSCPTSSEFNQDTDWESATSIYSFYANDINGKNVSLAKYRDHVLIIVNVASNCALTETNYQQLQELYNKYSEKEGLRILAFPSNQFAGQEPGTSEEIVNFVKRYNVTFDMFEKIDVNGEDAHPLWKWLKTKKEGFMINAIKWNFTKFIVDKQGKAVERFAPSDEPLAMEETLKKYF from the exons ATGTTGC GCATTACATCAATACTCCTGCTTCTTGCTGTCTCCTCAAAAACGATTGCACAAGAATGCGAAGAGAAAGATGTATCATGTCCTACGTCATCAGAGTTTAATCAAGATACGGATTGGGAATCAGCTACTTCAATCTATTCCTTCTACGCTAATGACATCAACGGCAAGAACGTCTCGCTCGCAAAATATCGTGATCATGTGCTCATTATTGTTAACGTCGCTAGCAATTGCGCCTTAACAGAGACAAATTACCAGCAGCTCCAGGAGCTATATAATAAGTACAGTGAGAAGGAAGGCTTGCGAATCCTTGCGTTTCCTTCTAATCAGTTCGCTGGCCAGGAACCAGGCACCTCTgaagaaattgtaaattttgtaaagcGATACAATGTAACTTTCGATATGTTTGAGAAAATTGATGTAAACGGAGAGGATGCTCACCCACTGTGGAAGTGGCTGAAAACGAAGAAAGAAGGATTCATGATCAATGCTATTAAATGgaattttactaaatttatcGTAGACAAGCAAGGCAAAGCAGTGGAAAGATTCGCTCCGTCTGATGAACCATTGGCAATGGAGGAAACtctgaagaaatatttctaa